One genomic segment of Macaca fascicularis isolate 582-1 chromosome 19, T2T-MFA8v1.1 includes these proteins:
- the CLPTM1 gene encoding putative lipid scramblase CLPTM1 isoform X1: MLAEKVLEFGTYSVSIRWKQPAGKEYGGQVTSNGSIGRDPPAETQPQNPPAQPAPNAWQVIKGVLFRIFIIWAISSWFRRGPAPQDQTGPGGAPRVASRNLFPKDTLMNLHVYISEHEHFTDFNATSALFWEQHDLVYGDWTSGENSDGCYEHFAELDIPQSVQQNGSIYIHVYFTKSGFHPDPRQKALYRRLATVHMSRMINKYKRRRFQKTKNLLTGETEADPEMIKRAEDYGPVEVISHWHPNITINIVDDHTPWVKGSVPPPLDQYVKFDAVSGDYYPIIYFNDYWNLQKDYYPINESLASLPLRVSFCPLSLWRWQLYAAQSTKSPWNFLGDELYEQSDEEQDSVKVALLETNPYLLALTIIVSIVHSVFEFLAFKNDIQFWNSRQSLEGLSVRSVFFGVFQSFVVLLYILDNETNFVVQVSVFIGVLIDLWKITKVMDVRLDREHRVAGIFPRLSFKDKSTYIESSTKVYDDMAFRYLSWILFPLLGCYAVYSLLYLEHKGWYSWVLSMLYGFLLTFGFITMTPQLFINYKLKSVAHLPWRMLTYKALNTFIDDLFAFVIKMPVMYRIGCLRDDVVFFIYLYQRWIYRVDPTRVNEFGMSGEDPTAAAPVAEVPTAAGALTPTPAPTTTTATREEASTSLPTKPTQGASSAIEPQEAPPKPAEDKKKD; this comes from the exons GATCTTCATCATCTGGGCCATCAGCAGCTGGTTCCGCCGAGGGCCGGCCCCTCAGGACCAGACGGGCCCCGGAGGAGCCCCACGTGTCGCCAGCCGCAACCTGTTCCCCAAAGACACTTTAATG AACCTGCATGTGTACATCTCAGAGCACGAGCACTTTACAGACTTCAACGCCACGTCGGCACTCTTCTGGGAGCAGCACGATCTTGTGTATGGCGACTGGACTAGCGGCGAGAACTCAGACGGCTGCTATGAGCACTTTGCTGAGCTTGACATCCCACAG AGCGTCCAGCAGAACGGCTCCATCTACATCCACGTTTACTTCACCAAGAGTGGCTTCCACCCAGACCCCCGGCAGAAGGCACTGTACCGCCGCCTTGCCACAGTCCACATGTCCCGGA TGATCAACAAATACAAGCGCAGGCGATTTCAGAAAACCAAGAACCTGCTGACAGGAGAGACAGAAGCGGACCCAGAAATGATCAAG AGGGCTGAGGACTATGGGCCCGTGGAGGTGATCTCCCATTGGCACCCCAACATCACCATCAACATCGTGGACGACCACACGCCGTGGGTGAAGGGCAGTGTGCCCCCTCCCCTGGATCAAT ATGTGAAGTTCGACGCCGTGAGCGGTGACTACTACCCCATTATCTACTTCAATGACTACTGGAACCTGCAGAAGGACTACTACCCCATCAACGAGAGCCTGGCCAGCCTGCCGCTCCGTGTCTCCTTCTGCCCGCTCTCGCTTTGGCGCTGGCAGCTCTATGCCGCCCAGAGCACCAAGTCGCCCTGGAACTTCCTGGGCGACGAGTTGTACGAGCAGTCAGATGAGGAGCAGGACTCGGTGAAG GTGGCCCTGCTGGAGACCAACCCCTACCTGCTGGCGCTCACCATCATCGTGTCTATCGTCCACAGTGTCTTCGAGTTCCTGGCCTTCAAGAATG ATATCCAGTTCTGGAACAGCCGGCAGTCCCTGGAGGGCCTGTCTGTGCGCTCCGTCTTCTTCGGCGTTTTTCAGTCATTCGTGGTCCTTCTCTACATCCTGGACAATGAGACCAACTTTGTGGTCCAGGTCAGCGTCTTCATTGGGGTCCTCATCGACCTCTGGAAGATCACCAAGGTCATGGACGTCCGG CTGGACCGGGAGCACAGGGTGGCAGGAATCTTCCCCCGCCTATCCTTCAAGGACAAGTCCACGTATATCGAGTCCTCGACCAAAGTGTATGACGAT ATGGCGTTCCGATACCTGTCCTGGATCCTCTTCCCACTCCTGGGCTGCTATGCCGTCTACAGTCTTCTATACCTGGAGCACAAGGGCTGGTACTCCTGGGTGCTCAGCATGCTCTACGGCTTCCTGCTGACCTTCG GCTTCATCACCATGACGCCCCAGCTCTTCATCAACTACAAGCTCAAGTCCGTGGCCCATCTGCCCTGGCGCATGCTCACCTACAAGGCCCTCAACACATTCATCGATGACCTGTTCGCCTTTGTCATCAAGATGCCCGTTATGTACCGGATCGGCTGCCTGCGGGACG ATGTGGTTTTCTTCATCTACCTCTACCAACGGTGGATCTACCGCGTCGACCCCACCAGGGTCAACGAGTTTGGCATGAGTGGAGAAGACCCCACAGCTGCCGCCCCCGTGGCCGAGGTTCCCACAGCAGCAGGGGCCCTCACGCCCACACCTGCACCCACCACGACCACCGCCACCAGGGAGGAGGCCTCCACGTCCCTGCCCACCAAGCCCACCCAGGGGGCCAGCTCTGCCATCGAGCCCCAGGAAGCCCCTCCAAAGCCAGCAGAGGACAAGAAAAAGGATTAG
- the CLPTM1 gene encoding putative lipid scramblase CLPTM1 isoform X2 has product MAAAQEVDGARSAVVAAGGGGSGQVTSNGSIGRDPPAETQPQNPPAQPAPNAWQVIKGVLFRIFIIWAISSWFRRGPAPQDQTGPGGAPRVASRNLFPKDTLMNLHVYISEHEHFTDFNATSALFWEQHDLVYGDWTSGENSDGCYEHFAELDIPQSVQQNGSIYIHVYFTKSGFHPDPRQKALYRRLATVHMSRMINKYKRRRFQKTKNLLTGETEADPEMIKRAEDYGPVEVISHWHPNITINIVDDHTPWVKGSVPPPLDQYVKFDAVSGDYYPIIYFNDYWNLQKDYYPINESLASLPLRVSFCPLSLWRWQLYAAQSTKSPWNFLGDELYEQSDEEQDSVKVALLETNPYLLALTIIVSIVHSVFEFLAFKNDIQFWNSRQSLEGLSVRSVFFGVFQSFVVLLYILDNETNFVVQVSVFIGVLIDLWKITKVMDVRLDREHRVAGIFPRLSFKDKSTYIESSTKVYDDMAFRYLSWILFPLLGCYAVYSLLYLEHKGWYSWVLSMLYGFLLTFGFITMTPQLFINYKLKSVAHLPWRMLTYKALNTFIDDLFAFVIKMPVMYRIGCLRDDVVFFIYLYQRWIYRVDPTRVNEFGMSGEDPTAAAPVAEVPTAAGALTPTPAPTTTTATREEASTSLPTKPTQGASSAIEPQEAPPKPAEDKKKD; this is encoded by the exons GATCTTCATCATCTGGGCCATCAGCAGCTGGTTCCGCCGAGGGCCGGCCCCTCAGGACCAGACGGGCCCCGGAGGAGCCCCACGTGTCGCCAGCCGCAACCTGTTCCCCAAAGACACTTTAATG AACCTGCATGTGTACATCTCAGAGCACGAGCACTTTACAGACTTCAACGCCACGTCGGCACTCTTCTGGGAGCAGCACGATCTTGTGTATGGCGACTGGACTAGCGGCGAGAACTCAGACGGCTGCTATGAGCACTTTGCTGAGCTTGACATCCCACAG AGCGTCCAGCAGAACGGCTCCATCTACATCCACGTTTACTTCACCAAGAGTGGCTTCCACCCAGACCCCCGGCAGAAGGCACTGTACCGCCGCCTTGCCACAGTCCACATGTCCCGGA TGATCAACAAATACAAGCGCAGGCGATTTCAGAAAACCAAGAACCTGCTGACAGGAGAGACAGAAGCGGACCCAGAAATGATCAAG AGGGCTGAGGACTATGGGCCCGTGGAGGTGATCTCCCATTGGCACCCCAACATCACCATCAACATCGTGGACGACCACACGCCGTGGGTGAAGGGCAGTGTGCCCCCTCCCCTGGATCAAT ATGTGAAGTTCGACGCCGTGAGCGGTGACTACTACCCCATTATCTACTTCAATGACTACTGGAACCTGCAGAAGGACTACTACCCCATCAACGAGAGCCTGGCCAGCCTGCCGCTCCGTGTCTCCTTCTGCCCGCTCTCGCTTTGGCGCTGGCAGCTCTATGCCGCCCAGAGCACCAAGTCGCCCTGGAACTTCCTGGGCGACGAGTTGTACGAGCAGTCAGATGAGGAGCAGGACTCGGTGAAG GTGGCCCTGCTGGAGACCAACCCCTACCTGCTGGCGCTCACCATCATCGTGTCTATCGTCCACAGTGTCTTCGAGTTCCTGGCCTTCAAGAATG ATATCCAGTTCTGGAACAGCCGGCAGTCCCTGGAGGGCCTGTCTGTGCGCTCCGTCTTCTTCGGCGTTTTTCAGTCATTCGTGGTCCTTCTCTACATCCTGGACAATGAGACCAACTTTGTGGTCCAGGTCAGCGTCTTCATTGGGGTCCTCATCGACCTCTGGAAGATCACCAAGGTCATGGACGTCCGG CTGGACCGGGAGCACAGGGTGGCAGGAATCTTCCCCCGCCTATCCTTCAAGGACAAGTCCACGTATATCGAGTCCTCGACCAAAGTGTATGACGAT ATGGCGTTCCGATACCTGTCCTGGATCCTCTTCCCACTCCTGGGCTGCTATGCCGTCTACAGTCTTCTATACCTGGAGCACAAGGGCTGGTACTCCTGGGTGCTCAGCATGCTCTACGGCTTCCTGCTGACCTTCG GCTTCATCACCATGACGCCCCAGCTCTTCATCAACTACAAGCTCAAGTCCGTGGCCCATCTGCCCTGGCGCATGCTCACCTACAAGGCCCTCAACACATTCATCGATGACCTGTTCGCCTTTGTCATCAAGATGCCCGTTATGTACCGGATCGGCTGCCTGCGGGACG ATGTGGTTTTCTTCATCTACCTCTACCAACGGTGGATCTACCGCGTCGACCCCACCAGGGTCAACGAGTTTGGCATGAGTGGAGAAGACCCCACAGCTGCCGCCCCCGTGGCCGAGGTTCCCACAGCAGCAGGGGCCCTCACGCCCACACCTGCACCCACCACGACCACCGCCACCAGGGAGGAGGCCTCCACGTCCCTGCCCACCAAGCCCACCCAGGGGGCCAGCTCTGCCATCGAGCCCCAGGAAGCCCCTCCAAAGCCAGCAGAGGACAAGAAAAAGGATTAG